In Pedobacter sp. W3I1, one DNA window encodes the following:
- a CDS encoding DUF4397 domain-containing protein — protein MKIFSNLFVGLLIAMALAGCTKNVLDYGETEKLTSDQALLKVNYASYYYNNRAIAIKINDKRVSSVITARTPFPGGGYNTGGSSTADFLAVSPGNLKLSIILPKKRDDGTDSLVLYSTTFQIEAGKNYVAHITDTAANTKNVLTQESFIRPDTAYCKYRFINLMPNVPSVDLYYGTSATDNTKDSLIAGNVNYLNISNEITLRSAQSKTWKIRPAGSAITSATVLANYTSASTFLNKRVYTIFASGYSGLTTAPRRPYVSFFLIR, from the coding sequence ATGAAAATATTTTCTAACTTATTTGTAGGCCTGCTTATTGCAATGGCTTTAGCTGGCTGCACCAAAAATGTGCTCGATTATGGTGAAACCGAAAAATTAACCAGCGATCAGGCTTTATTAAAAGTGAACTATGCCTCCTATTATTACAACAACAGAGCAATAGCCATTAAAATTAACGATAAAAGAGTAAGCAGTGTTATTACGGCCCGGACACCTTTTCCGGGTGGTGGATACAATACGGGGGGGAGTTCTACAGCTGATTTTCTGGCCGTAAGCCCGGGAAATCTAAAGCTATCAATCATCCTTCCTAAAAAGAGAGACGACGGCACTGATTCACTTGTATTATACAGCACAACTTTTCAGATAGAAGCAGGTAAAAACTATGTGGCGCATATTACCGATACCGCTGCGAACACCAAAAATGTTTTAACCCAGGAAAGTTTTATCAGACCGGATACGGCCTACTGTAAATATCGATTCATTAACCTGATGCCAAATGTGCCATCAGTAGATTTGTATTATGGAACAAGTGCAACGGATAATACAAAAGACTCGCTTATTGCAGGTAATGTAAATTATTTAAACATTAGCAACGAGATTACGTTAAGGTCTGCACAATCTAAAACCTGGAAAATCAGACCGGCTGGATCGGCCATAACAAGCGCAACAGTTCTGGCCAATTATACCAGTGCAAGTACATTTTTAAACAAAAGGGTTTATACCATTTTTGCCAGTGGCTATAGT
- a CDS encoding SusD/RagB family nutrient-binding outer membrane lipoprotein: MKRLYKLYIAAAILLMTGGCKKYLDINTNPAVPQTSKAELLLPPILFQMTNGTSQDYRFIWKITQNLIGASTDDGSIAFEKHTFVRSSDNGGVIWRMTYVDLGLNLENLINDAVTNQKYEYAAIGYAIKAWAYQQTTDLYGPIILDEAFTPGMLKFPYHDQPEVYAKVRYYCEQSLKYSTMKSPLNYTTQLASVTGDGIYKGDMAKWRKFVYAIYALQYSHLVNKPEFKTMYADSVVKYTNLSFANETESATVYFSAASTDDTNPFGPTLGYINPSGATSTYYGRISTTILNYLAGGVRGVPTTNPTSSLDPRLSRMLPASTATATLGRYIAGVPTQGSSTSGLPIVFGAIPAGSTTYNGKYIFADAARYPIMTYSQLQFTKAEALFLQGKTADALAAYRAGISGHMVFCNTYGRASKTPDPLITDAEINSYLSSKEVVQSPDSLSLADIMGQKYIAQWGWAGLEQWSDIRKHHYSATVFKQFYQIPAADLLLGGKYAYRFRPRYNSEYVWNAEELRKWGGLDIDYMTKETWFSQP, translated from the coding sequence ATGAAAAGATTATATAAACTATATATTGCTGCGGCAATATTATTAATGACCGGAGGATGTAAGAAATACCTCGATATCAATACAAATCCTGCAGTGCCTCAAACCAGTAAGGCAGAACTGCTGCTTCCTCCGATTTTATTTCAGATGACAAACGGAACCTCGCAGGATTACCGGTTTATTTGGAAAATTACACAAAATCTTATTGGAGCATCAACCGATGATGGATCTATTGCTTTCGAAAAGCACACTTTCGTGCGTTCGAGCGATAATGGGGGCGTAATATGGAGAATGACCTATGTTGATTTGGGCTTGAATCTGGAAAATTTAATTAATGATGCTGTTACCAATCAAAAATATGAGTATGCTGCAATTGGTTATGCCATTAAGGCCTGGGCCTACCAGCAAACAACAGATTTGTACGGGCCGATCATTTTGGATGAGGCGTTTACTCCAGGGATGTTAAAATTTCCTTATCATGATCAGCCAGAGGTTTATGCAAAAGTGCGCTACTACTGCGAACAGTCGCTTAAGTATTCTACGATGAAAAGTCCACTCAACTACACTACGCAACTGGCCAGTGTTACCGGCGATGGGATTTATAAAGGAGACATGGCTAAGTGGAGAAAATTTGTGTATGCCATTTATGCATTACAGTACAGTCATCTGGTAAATAAACCAGAGTTTAAAACTATGTATGCAGATAGTGTGGTTAAATACACCAATTTATCTTTTGCCAACGAAACAGAATCTGCTACAGTTTATTTCTCTGCAGCGAGTACTGATGATACCAATCCATTTGGCCCAACCTTAGGTTATATCAATCCATCTGGCGCTACATCTACTTATTATGGCCGCATTTCGACCACGATCTTAAACTATCTTGCAGGTGGAGTGAGGGGAGTGCCTACCACAAATCCAACAAGTTCACTCGATCCAAGATTGAGCAGGATGTTGCCGGCAAGTACGGCTACAGCTACTCTGGGCAGGTATATAGCCGGTGTTCCAACCCAGGGAAGCAGTACATCAGGCCTTCCTATTGTTTTTGGAGCCATTCCGGCAGGGTCTACTACTTACAATGGGAAATATATTTTTGCCGATGCAGCAAGATACCCAATCATGACCTATTCGCAATTACAGTTTACTAAAGCAGAAGCGTTGTTTTTACAAGGAAAAACTGCCGATGCTTTAGCTGCCTACAGGGCTGGCATATCGGGGCACATGGTTTTTTGCAATACCTATGGCAGGGCTTCTAAAACCCCCGACCCTTTAATCACTGATGCCGAAATTAACAGTTATTTAAGTTCAAAAGAAGTGGTGCAAAGCCCTGATTCATTATCGCTTGCCGACATTATGGGGCAGAAATATATCGCACAGTGGGGTTGGGCCGGTTTAGAACAATGGTCTGACATCAGGAAACACCACTACAGTGCAACAGTGTTCAAGCAGTTCTATCAAATTCCAGCGGCCGATCTTCTTTTGGGTGGTAAATATGCCTACCGTTTCAGGCCACGTTACAATTCTGAATATGTTTGGAATGCCGAGGAATTACGCAAATGGGGCGGGCTAGACATCGATTATATGACTAAGGAAACCTGGTTTAGCCAGCCATAA
- a CDS encoding SusC/RagA family TonB-linked outer membrane protein, which yields MKKKLVFSFIGMIMLCAQVFAQQLTITGKVSSVDGPIPGVSIRVKGSTIVSQSNSDGNYAIKALKTDVLIFSYVGYKSAERTVGTNTIINVNLSADASNLNEVVVTAYGIDRDVKSLGYSTPKVSGAEVAETQRNDFFGGLQGRVPGLSINSTNGNPGASAQIVLRGFVSISGDNNALIVVDGVPINNSTLNQTRELVSGAANRDQDYSNRGMDINPNDIESYVIMKGPEATALYGSAGASGAILITTKKGKAGRGSINYNNSFRVEQLNKFPEIQTKYNSGLSNGVYDGGSSNFFGPAFLPSTPLYDNIHNFFETGFTQKHNLSFEGGTEQFSYRWSNEYTDTKGTIPTTGYTRFSSRVTAVGTISPVLKLTTTFNYINSNNDKANKGANGSLLQLMRFSSAYDVQNYQDVNGNRILHLASIYSEFDNPLWDVVKNVNNDKVNRLIANTNVELKPTKWLRINGIIGADISNTKGLSVYHAQSYRGSGSAAAPTGGTVMTYDQLTKVFNGSLTASAKHKVGDFNNTYVIGATFNNYNSTTDSQRGTNMYDPNFYSINNTLPTTQRTLTYVNRYRTIGAFAQAILGYKTLLYLTLSGRVDGASRLMPNNPYFAYPSASLAFNFTDLASVKTALPWLDNGKLRASYALTGKEPWREYSTGTNYEAKRFTGGGYAYSYYGGNPDLKPEVSENFEIGTEMQFLKNRIGLDFNYYNLLSKDQIINPRLSYGTGFVLEMMNGGTVRNRGIEVQLTGNPIKGKDFNWNTTLNFTRNRGVVLSLANELPELYESDTWVVGEIRSAVHPGYSTGAISGTRFDRNNRGDILINTSSGLPTSSDTQYYPIGDRNPKFTLGFVNRFSYKGFNLSFLWDLRYGGDVVNGTEYDSYRKGISLKTLDREVPRVIKGVLADGLQNTANPTVNTIAVTPFYASNYYSLNVSPEMFVERNIKTLRLRDVTLAYDFPPSLVKRIGFIQSFGAFFTLTDSILITNYSGGDPESNANSPGVGGIGGYGIDYGNVGKPIGFNVGFRVKL from the coding sequence ATGAAGAAAAAACTAGTCTTTAGTTTTATCGGTATGATTATGCTGTGTGCACAGGTTTTTGCGCAACAGCTAACCATTACCGGTAAGGTCAGCTCTGTTGACGGCCCCATTCCCGGTGTTTCCATTCGGGTAAAAGGGAGTACCATCGTATCACAATCCAACAGTGATGGAAATTATGCTATTAAAGCATTAAAAACCGATGTACTCATATTTTCCTATGTTGGATATAAAAGCGCTGAAAGAACTGTGGGGACCAATACAATCATTAACGTTAATCTTTCTGCTGATGCCAGCAACCTTAACGAGGTTGTAGTTACTGCCTATGGGATTGACCGCGATGTTAAATCATTGGGTTATTCTACCCCGAAGGTTTCTGGTGCAGAAGTAGCCGAAACCCAGAGGAACGATTTTTTTGGAGGCTTACAGGGCCGTGTTCCTGGTTTATCCATTAATAGTACCAATGGAAACCCGGGAGCCTCTGCACAGATTGTTTTACGCGGATTTGTATCCATCAGTGGCGATAATAATGCCTTGATTGTTGTAGATGGTGTGCCAATTAACAACAGTACCTTAAATCAAACAAGAGAACTTGTTTCAGGTGCGGCGAACAGAGATCAGGATTATTCTAACCGGGGGATGGACATTAACCCAAACGATATTGAAAGTTATGTGATTATGAAAGGTCCTGAGGCTACAGCCTTGTATGGAAGTGCCGGAGCAAGTGGTGCGATCTTAATTACCACAAAAAAAGGAAAAGCCGGTCGTGGAAGCATTAACTATAACAACTCGTTTAGGGTAGAACAGTTAAATAAATTTCCAGAGATACAAACCAAGTATAATTCAGGGCTTTCTAACGGCGTTTACGATGGTGGCTCCTCTAATTTTTTTGGACCTGCATTTTTACCAAGTACACCACTTTACGATAACATCCATAATTTTTTTGAAACGGGTTTTACGCAAAAGCACAATTTATCTTTTGAGGGTGGAACTGAGCAGTTTTCTTATCGCTGGTCTAACGAATACACTGATACTAAAGGAACAATTCCTACAACAGGTTATACCAGGTTTTCATCGCGGGTTACCGCTGTCGGTACCATCTCTCCGGTATTAAAATTAACAACCACTTTCAATTACATTAATTCTAATAACGACAAGGCTAATAAAGGTGCTAATGGATCTTTGCTTCAGTTAATGCGGTTTAGCTCAGCATACGATGTTCAGAATTATCAGGATGTTAACGGAAACAGGATTTTGCACCTGGCAAGTATATATTCTGAATTTGATAACCCGCTTTGGGATGTTGTTAAAAATGTGAACAACGATAAAGTTAACAGGTTAATTGCCAATACAAATGTGGAGCTAAAACCAACCAAATGGTTAAGGATTAATGGAATTATCGGCGCTGATATCTCCAATACGAAAGGATTGTCGGTATACCACGCCCAGTCTTACCGTGGTTCTGGCTCTGCTGCGGCCCCAACAGGAGGAACGGTAATGACCTATGATCAACTAACCAAAGTATTTAATGGATCGTTAACCGCCAGTGCCAAACATAAAGTTGGCGATTTTAACAATACCTATGTTATTGGTGCCACCTTTAACAATTATAATTCTACCACCGATTCTCAGCGTGGCACAAACATGTACGATCCAAATTTTTACAGCATAAACAATACACTGCCCACAACGCAGCGTACCTTAACCTATGTAAACCGTTACCGTACGATTGGTGCTTTTGCGCAGGCTATTTTAGGTTATAAAACTTTATTGTATTTAACCTTATCTGGCAGGGTTGATGGTGCTTCACGTTTGATGCCCAATAATCCATATTTTGCCTATCCATCAGCAAGTTTGGCCTTTAACTTTACCGATCTGGCCTCAGTTAAAACTGCATTGCCTTGGTTGGATAATGGCAAGTTGAGAGCCTCCTATGCTTTAACGGGTAAAGAGCCGTGGAGAGAGTATTCTACAGGCACAAACTATGAGGCCAAAAGATTTACAGGCGGTGGTTATGCCTATTCGTACTATGGTGGTAATCCCGACTTAAAACCAGAGGTATCTGAGAACTTTGAAATCGGTACTGAAATGCAGTTTCTGAAAAACCGGATCGGACTGGATTTTAACTATTACAACCTGTTAAGTAAAGATCAGATCATTAACCCGCGTTTAAGCTATGGTACAGGTTTCGTATTGGAGATGATGAATGGCGGTACCGTACGTAACCGTGGTATTGAAGTACAATTAACAGGTAATCCGATAAAAGGCAAAGATTTTAACTGGAACACTACGCTTAATTTTACCCGCAACCGAGGTGTGGTACTATCGCTGGCAAATGAACTTCCAGAGCTTTACGAATCTGATACCTGGGTAGTTGGCGAAATCAGAAGTGCAGTTCATCCGGGTTACAGTACAGGCGCAATCAGCGGAACCAGGTTCGATCGAAATAATAGGGGCGATATCTTGATTAACACTTCATCTGGCTTGCCAACAAGCTCTGATACACAGTATTATCCTATTGGAGACAGAAATCCAAAATTTACATTGGGTTTTGTAAACAGATTTAGCTACAAAGGCTTCAACCTCTCTTTCTTATGGGATTTAAGATATGGTGGTGATGTGGTTAATGGTACTGAATACGATTCTTATAGAAAAGGAATTAGTTTGAAAACTTTAGACAGAGAAGTGCCTCGTGTAATTAAAGGAGTTTTGGCCGACGGATTGCAAAACACAGCCAACCCTACGGTTAATACGATTGCCGTAACGCCTTTTTATGCTTCTAATTACTACTCTTTAAACGTTTCGCCAGAAATGTTTGTAGAAAGGAATATCAAGACCCTCCGTTTGAGGGATGTTACGCTGGCCTACGATTTTCCGCCATCACTGGTTAAGCGAATAGGATTTATCCAGAGTTTTGGCGCATTTTTTACCTTAACCGACTCCATACTCATTACCAATTATTCAGGTGGCGATCCTGAAAGTAATGCAAATTCGCCAGGTGTTGGTGGAATTGGTGGTTATGGAATTGATTATGGTAATGTTGGTAAACCAATAGGTTTTAATGTTGGATTTAGGGTTAAATTATAG
- a CDS encoding DeoR/GlpR family DNA-binding transcription regulator — protein sequence MLKKERHDFIMRQINLHNRVLTSDLVQLLNVSEDTIRRDLQELVDENLLYKVHGGALSKSYHSSFDDSTVYARDSKIAIGKKAVQLIKDGMVVLTGGGTTILEFVKLLPQGLSATFFTISPLVAVELAKYNNIEVILIGGLFSKNSQVTYGGQVITQLSEIKADLCLMGTSAIHPDEGLTDTYWEINQLKKAMLACAKKTAVLCISEKLDIALRLRVCPIESISYLITELDLDHESLSRYREKELNIL from the coding sequence ATGCTGAAAAAAGAACGTCACGACTTCATTATGCGCCAGATTAACCTGCACAACCGGGTACTCACATCAGATCTGGTACAATTACTCAATGTTTCGGAAGATACCATCAGAAGGGATCTACAGGAACTTGTTGATGAAAACCTACTTTACAAGGTTCATGGAGGCGCTTTATCTAAATCGTACCACAGCTCCTTCGATGATAGTACGGTTTATGCAAGGGATAGTAAAATTGCCATTGGCAAAAAAGCCGTTCAGCTAATAAAGGACGGCATGGTGGTTTTAACGGGTGGAGGAACCACAATTTTAGAGTTTGTAAAGCTGCTTCCACAAGGCTTATCTGCTACTTTTTTCACTATTAGTCCGTTGGTTGCAGTAGAACTGGCCAAATACAATAATATCGAAGTGATTTTGATTGGCGGGTTGTTTTCCAAAAATTCGCAGGTTACCTATGGCGGACAGGTAATTACACAATTATCAGAAATTAAGGCCGATTTATGCCTGATGGGAACGAGCGCGATCCACCCCGACGAAGGCCTTACCGATACTTACTGGGAAATTAACCAACTTAAAAAGGCCATGCTGGCCTGTGCAAAAAAAACAGCTGTACTCTGCATTTCTGAGAAATTAGACATTGCTTTAAGATTAAGGGTTTGCCCAATAGAAAGCATTAGTTATTTGATAACCGAGCTGGATTTAGATCACGAATCGCTTTCGCGCTACCGCGAAAAGGAGCTGAATATTTTATAA
- a CDS encoding RagB/SusD family nutrient uptake outer membrane protein, whose translation MKNSRSKYIRYTFFFAMALSLAACKKEYLNPNGAVADDVLLSARGLTGITVGLQKNFSTTRAGLLYAAITVNGITTNELISVNTGNTNEDRLMTGGVQVDGTNSVLLNVWTSSNKIIFDADNVINNAANLADKGLASGLIAHASIFKALALGNLSEFWEKVPAGTGQNVSFITRTEGFNKAIATIDNALGLIAANPISTSFLSNIPTGVDIPNTLNALKARYALFVGNYALALSSANAVDLTKRSALTYDAQNLNPIFEIATSTNNVIQPKNINLGQTGANIPDAGDARIPFYTTINTTVRINGFGAGTFTQFPIYLPGEMTLIKAEAYARQATPNLTSSLTELNKIVTKTAATDPFGVGAALPALTGPYTQQQLLDLIYKHRCIELFMSGLKLEDMRRFNQPLADRKRNFFPYPFAERDNNTNTPPDPAF comes from the coding sequence ATGAAAAATTCAAGATCAAAATATATTCGCTACACATTTTTCTTTGCAATGGCCCTTTCACTGGCTGCTTGTAAAAAGGAATATTTAAATCCTAACGGTGCTGTAGCTGATGATGTGCTCCTTTCTGCAAGAGGTTTGACCGGGATTACGGTTGGTCTTCAGAAAAATTTCTCCACAACAAGGGCAGGGCTCCTATATGCAGCAATTACTGTTAATGGCATTACGACTAATGAGTTAATTTCTGTTAATACAGGAAATACCAATGAAGACCGGCTGATGACGGGAGGAGTGCAGGTAGATGGTACAAATTCGGTGTTACTAAATGTTTGGACCAGTTCAAATAAGATCATTTTTGATGCAGATAATGTGATCAATAATGCTGCTAATCTCGCCGATAAAGGTTTGGCTTCAGGCTTAATTGCACATGCCAGTATTTTTAAAGCCTTGGCATTGGGTAATTTATCGGAATTTTGGGAAAAAGTTCCAGCAGGAACCGGGCAAAATGTAAGTTTTATTACAAGGACGGAAGGCTTTAACAAAGCTATTGCAACTATTGATAATGCTTTGGGCCTAATTGCAGCAAACCCAATCAGCACCTCGTTTTTGAGCAACATTCCTACGGGAGTAGATATCCCGAATACGCTCAATGCTTTAAAGGCTCGTTATGCGTTGTTTGTTGGCAATTATGCCCTTGCCTTAAGTAGTGCCAATGCTGTTGATTTAACTAAAAGGTCGGCGCTAACTTATGACGCGCAAAATCTTAATCCCATTTTTGAGATCGCTACCTCTACCAATAATGTAATTCAACCTAAGAATATAAATTTAGGACAGACTGGTGCTAATATTCCAGATGCAGGCGATGCCAGAATTCCATTTTATACTACAATTAATACAACTGTACGTATTAACGGTTTTGGTGCAGGTACTTTTACCCAATTTCCCATTTATCTGCCAGGCGAGATGACCTTGATTAAAGCAGAGGCTTATGCCCGTCAAGCTACACCGAACTTAACTTCGTCACTTACTGAGCTGAACAAGATCGTAACCAAAACTGCCGCAACTGATCCTTTTGGAGTTGGGGCGGCACTGCCAGCACTAACAGGTCCTTATACGCAACAACAGCTTTTAGATCTGATTTACAAGCACCGTTGTATTGAGCTTTTTATGTCGGGATTAAAACTCGAAGATATGAGAAGGTTTAACCAGCCTTTAGCCGATCGTAAACGGAACTTTTTCCCTTATCCTTTCGCAGAAAGAGATAATAACACTAATACCCCCCCAGATCCAGCGTTCTAG
- a CDS encoding SusC/RagA family TonB-linked outer membrane protein, producing MEKSYLKWSPGFFAILLIPFLLLLFTEMAQAQNKRYTISGKVTDAANNSPVPGAVVKILNTNLVTSTSSGGAYNFSVDLAPGKYQIQVSFIGFKSNIESVTLGDNTTVQANSALSGDAVGLDEVIVTGTSQGTTRKQLGSYVSTVKGDDLNKAPSGNALASLQGKTPGAQISQNSGDPAGGISVRLRGVSSVNSSSEPLYIIDGVIVNNSTTRVTNTSANYDGGNFVGSIGQNRMVDISPSDIDHIEVLNGAAAAAIYGSRANAGVIQIFTKRGKTGEPQVSFNTSLTISELRKQIEVNQSPFRFGDNANSVTQDVIQTVPPTPGATPVLQTAKTPVTRYNYQDYIFHTGVGTDNSVSVSGGNDNTKFYTSAGYFSNQGIIKNTDFKRMNFRANLDQKINNWAKMTAGFNYVHSDANEKPDGNSFFSPMNSVTIIGNFHDIFARDILGNLQAVGERGRVNPVSVIEDIKQRQFTNRIIANLGLKLNPVKNLTIDYTMGVDNSIQNGTTFIPPFTYNVSTGFYGGGASLDPSLNGYASAANATTTLFNNELNFTYDAKISDLLSSTTQLGGSYQYQKDLFSLLNGRGLAPLIQTVNGASTILPNNDNRSEFSISGAYLQQNFKYKDHLFVTGAIRVDQSTVFGEGNGTQFYPKANVSYVLSSANYWKDLGVSSWWNAFKLRAAYGESGNLTGIGAYDRFNVYLPSALNSKTSLASNSTLANTDVKPERQKELELGTDMSFFSNRLGLTFSWYNKSVKDLLLGVVIAPTTGYSSLLDNIGGSLKNKGIELMLTGVPLKTQDFTWTSTLIYNRNRNKIVGSGAQRLISTNAGAPVSITDGYPVGVFYGTYFERTPNGDIATNPAGIPLTAGQAAGNVLRKVIGDPNPDYTGSFVNDFTYKKLSLHIQLDAVQGGDVWNADWRTRQGVGNGKVAEAEQLGQLPRGYVAGAYNVEEWRIDDGSFVKLREISLSYNIGQVKFIKNLTVNLSGRNLISWDNYKGYDPELNSGGQSTILRNIDFGSVPIPRTFSFGLQAKF from the coding sequence ATGGAAAAAAGTTACCTAAAATGGTCACCAGGATTTTTCGCAATTTTGTTGATCCCATTTCTGCTGCTCTTATTTACAGAGATGGCGCAGGCACAAAACAAACGGTATACCATAAGTGGTAAGGTTACCGATGCCGCAAATAACAGCCCTGTTCCGGGCGCTGTTGTAAAAATTCTCAATACCAATCTCGTGACAAGCACAAGTTCGGGCGGAGCATATAACTTTTCGGTTGATTTAGCACCAGGTAAATACCAGATCCAGGTTTCCTTTATTGGTTTTAAATCAAATATCGAATCGGTAACACTGGGTGATAATACCACCGTTCAGGCAAATAGTGCTTTGAGCGGCGATGCAGTGGGGCTCGATGAAGTAATTGTCACCGGTACCTCTCAAGGAACTACCCGTAAACAGCTCGGTAGTTATGTGAGTACAGTAAAGGGTGATGATTTAAACAAAGCACCTAGTGGAAACGCACTAGCTTCATTACAGGGTAAAACACCCGGTGCACAGATCAGTCAAAATTCTGGAGACCCGGCAGGCGGAATTTCAGTTCGTTTAAGAGGGGTGAGCTCAGTTAACTCATCTTCGGAGCCACTATACATCATTGATGGAGTAATTGTAAATAATTCTACAACCAGAGTAACCAATACATCAGCCAATTATGATGGCGGGAACTTTGTTGGAAGTATCGGACAAAACCGGATGGTGGATATTAGTCCATCTGATATTGATCATATTGAGGTTTTAAATGGTGCGGCAGCTGCAGCAATTTATGGATCGAGGGCAAATGCAGGAGTAATCCAGATTTTTACCAAAAGAGGTAAAACTGGTGAGCCGCAAGTGAGTTTTAATACCAGTTTAACCATAAGTGAGCTGCGTAAGCAAATTGAAGTAAATCAGTCGCCATTTAGGTTTGGGGATAATGCGAACTCTGTAACGCAAGATGTCATTCAAACAGTTCCACCCACTCCTGGTGCCACTCCTGTTTTACAGACCGCAAAAACTCCAGTTACCAGATATAACTATCAGGATTATATTTTTCATACGGGTGTAGGTACAGATAACTCCGTTTCTGTTTCTGGTGGAAACGATAATACCAAGTTTTACACGTCGGCTGGTTATTTTTCTAATCAAGGGATTATAAAGAATACAGATTTCAAAAGAATGAACTTTAGGGCAAATCTGGATCAAAAGATTAATAACTGGGCTAAAATGACCGCTGGCTTTAACTATGTACACAGCGATGCCAATGAAAAACCAGATGGAAATTCATTCTTTTCGCCAATGAACTCAGTTACCATTATTGGTAATTTTCATGATATTTTTGCAAGAGATATACTCGGTAACTTACAGGCTGTTGGCGAACGCGGCCGTGTAAATCCGGTTTCTGTTATTGAAGACATCAAGCAGCGCCAGTTTACTAATCGTATAATTGCCAATTTAGGCTTAAAACTTAATCCCGTGAAAAATCTAACTATCGATTATACCATGGGGGTTGATAATTCAATTCAAAACGGAACAACATTTATTCCGCCCTTTACCTATAATGTAAGTACGGGCTTTTATGGTGGCGGAGCTAGTTTAGACCCGTCATTAAATGGTTATGCCAGTGCGGCAAATGCAACAACTACGCTGTTTAATAATGAATTAAATTTTACCTATGATGCAAAAATATCTGACTTATTAAGTTCGACAACGCAATTAGGTGGATCTTATCAGTATCAGAAAGATTTGTTTAGTTTGTTAAATGGTAGGGGGCTGGCACCACTTATTCAAACGGTTAATGGGGCGAGTACGATATTACCCAATAATGATAACCGCTCAGAATTCTCAATAAGCGGGGCCTATTTACAACAGAATTTTAAATATAAAGACCATCTTTTTGTTACGGGAGCAATCAGGGTCGATCAATCAACTGTTTTTGGTGAAGGCAACGGAACACAGTTTTATCCGAAAGCAAATGTAAGTTATGTGTTGTCATCTGCTAATTATTGGAAGGATCTTGGTGTATCTTCCTGGTGGAATGCATTTAAACTTCGGGCAGCGTATGGCGAATCGGGTAATTTAACCGGCATTGGTGCTTACGATCGTTTTAACGTGTATTTACCTAGCGCCTTAAATAGCAAAACATCACTGGCATCCAACAGCACGCTTGCTAATACTGATGTTAAACCAGAGCGTCAAAAAGAATTGGAATTAGGTACAGATATGTCGTTTTTTAGTAACCGTTTGGGCCTAACATTTAGCTGGTACAATAAAAGTGTTAAAGATTTATTATTGGGAGTGGTAATTGCTCCAACTACAGGGTATTCCAGCCTTTTGGATAATATTGGTGGATCGCTTAAAAACAAAGGGATAGAGCTCATGCTCACAGGTGTACCATTAAAAACCCAAGATTTTACCTGGACATCAACGCTAATCTACAACAGAAATAGAAATAAAATAGTGGGTTCAGGCGCACAGAGATTAATTTCAACCAATGCTGGCGCACCTGTTTCTATCACTGATGGTTATCCGGTAGGTGTTTTTTATGGAACATATTTTGAGCGGACACCAAATGGAGATATTGCAACAAACCCTGCCGGTATTCCTTTAACTGCAGGTCAAGCCGCAGGTAATGTTCTGCGTAAAGTAATCGGCGATCCGAACCCAGATTATACAGGGTCTTTTGTTAACGATTTTACTTACAAAAAATTGAGCTTACACATTCAATTGGATGCTGTTCAAGGTGGGGATGTATGGAATGCAGATTGGAGAACTCGTCAAGGCGTAGGTAATGGCAAGGTTGCCGAAGCAGAGCAGCTTGGCCAATTGCCTAGAGGCTATGTGGCTGGTGCGTACAATGTAGAAGAATGGCGTATTGATGATGGATCTTTTGTGAAATTGAGAGAGATTTCTTTGAGCTATAATATTGGTCAGGTTAAATTCATTAAAAATTTAACGGTTAATCTTAGTGGAAGGAATCTGATTTCGTGGGATAATTACAAAGGCTACGATCCTGAGCTGAACTCCGGTGGTCAATCGACAATTTTGAGAAATATCGATTTCGGCTCAGTGCCTATTCCACGTACTTTTTCTTTCGGTTTACAAGCTAAGTTTTAA